The following DNA comes from Neovison vison isolate M4711 chromosome 13, ASM_NN_V1, whole genome shotgun sequence.
GTGATGTGTTCTATTTTTTGGGGAGTAACCCATGAGAAAAGTTCAGCTCCATCTGTACTCTCCTGGCACACATATGTCATGCAGAATTCTTGAGGATGACAACAGCGGGGGGAAGAAGCCCCCAAACCCTAGAAACACTACAAGGAATGAAGATTCGGGTCATGCTTGGCCTATTTTCAGTTGATTCTTGAGAACTCTCGCGGATAACAGCGGGGTTCGGAGACAGGACTGGAAGGGTATCACTTATGTTTTCATTACCAACATTCCCAGCTCTTTTAAGCCATTTTTCACTGAGTCTCCACCAGATGGTCCTGCGGACAGAGTCGCTATTCGTACCTCCCATTGACATCTTTTTTTCCGAGTGAGAGACTGCCCCATATGTTAGTACAATATGTCGCTGAAGGTGAAATATCAATTTGTATTGGTGGGAACCTGCCATTTGCTGTCCCCCTTTTTCTCAtgcctttccctgcctctctggtcTTTTCTAGGTCTCTGGCCTGTCAGGAGGACCATTGGTGCTGCAGTGGAAGCCAGCGGCTAAATCTCGTGTATGGCGTGGTTAAGGTTGCAGCCTCTCACCTCTGCCTTCCTCCATTTTGGGCTGATTACTTTTGTGCTCTTCCTGAATGGTCTTCGGGCAgaggctggtggctcaggggagGTGCCCAGCACAGGGCAGAACAATGAGTCCTGTTCCGAGTCATCGGACTGCAAGGAGGGTGTCATCCTGCCAATCTGGTATCCGGAGAACCCTTCCCTTGGGGACAAGATTGCCAGGGTCATTGTCTATTTTGTGGCCCTGATATACATGTTCCTTGGGGTGTCCATCATTGCTGACCGCTTTATGGCATCTATTGAAGTCATCACTTCTCAAGAGAGAGAGGTGACTATCAAAAAGCCCAACGGAGAGACCAGCACAACGACGATTCGGATCTGGAATGAAACGGTCTCCAACCTGACCCTGATGGCCTTGGGTTCCTCTGCTCCTGAGATCCTTCTCTCTTTAATTGAGGTGTGTGGTCATGGGTTCATTGCTGGCGATCTGGGACCTTCTACCATCGTGGGCAGTGCAGCCTTtaacatgttcatcatcattggcATCTGCGTCTACGTGATCCCCGATGGAGAGACTCGCAAGATCAAGCACCTGCGAGTCTTCCTCATCactgctgcttggagcatcttcGCCTACATCTGGCTCTATATGATCCTGGCAGTCTTCTCCCCTGGTGTGGTTCAGGTTTGGGAAGGcctcctcactctctccttcttccctgtaTGTGTCCTTCTGGCCTGGGTGGCAGATAGGCGACTACTCTTCTACAAATACATGCACAAAAAGTATCGCACAGACAAACACCGAGCAATTATCATAGAGACAGAGGGCGACCACCCTAAGGGCATTGAGATGGACGGAAAAATGATGAATTCCCACTTCCTGGACGGGAACCTGGTgcctgtggaagggaaggaagtAGATGAGTCCCGCAGGGAGATGATCCGGATTCTCAAGGATCTGAAGCAGAAACACCCAGAGAAGGACTTAGATCAGCTGGTGGAGATGGCCAATTACTACGCTCTTTCCCATCAACAGAAGAGTCGTGCCTTCTACCGGATCCAAGCTACCCGTATGATGACCGGCGCAGGCAATGTCCTGAAGAAGCACGCGGCAGAACAAGCCAAGAAGGCCTCCAGCATCAATGAGGTGCACACCAATGAGCCTGAGGACTTTGTCTCGAAGGTCTTCTTTGACCCGTGCTCTTACCAGTGCCTGGAGAACTGCGGGGCCGTCCTCCTGACGGTGGTGAGGAAAGGGGGGGACATGTCCAAGACGGTGTACGTGGACTACAAAACAGAGGATGGTTCTGCCAATGCTGGGGCAGACTATGAGTTCACAGAGGGCACTGTGGTTCTGAAGCCAGGAGAGACCCAGAAGGAGTTCTCGGTGGGCATCATTGACGATGACATCTTTGAGGAGGATGAACACTTTTTTGTGAGATTGAGCAACGTCCGCGTAGAGGAGGAGCAGCCAGAGGAGGGGATCCCTCCGATAGTCCTCAATAATCTTCCATTGCCCCGGGCCATCCTGGTATCCCCTTATGTGGCCACAGTCACCATTTTGGATGATGACCATGCAGGCATTTTCACGTTTGAATGTGACACTATTCATGTCAGCGAGAGTATCGGTGTCTTGGAGGTCAAGGTTCTGCGGACATCAGGTGCCCGGGGCACGGTAATCGTCCCCTTTAGGACAGTAGAGGGGACAGCCAAGGGTGGTGGTGAGGATTTTGAAGACGCGTACGGGGAGCTGGAGTTCAAGAATGATGAAACAGTGTAAGTAACCTTTCCATATTCTAGCCCCCTCCATCCCTTGCCATCTCTTTCTGTCCTTACAGTTCTTCCTCATATCGCGTCAATGTCAAACTCGGGTCCCAGCACAGGTGTGCAGGATTTTCAGCAGGCACCCCCGGCAGGGTCCATTTCCAGACCTTCCTTTAGTTTTCTCACTTTAAATGGTCTCTGGGCAGGGAATTCCCTGACAGGAATTCTTCATCGAAGGATGCAGAACAATCCGTCCACTGGAACTCAGAATGATATGGCCAGTGGAGATGTGGGGTGACAGAAGTTTTGATGTCAGATTTTGGAGAATTCTTGTGACTAAGCAGGAGCTAGGAGGCCCGTtggttctctccttcctcccctcctcacaCCAGAGGTTCATGTGAGCCTTGAGGCTGAGCCTTTCCATCTTGAGGCAGAGCCAGCCCAATCAGGGCATCCCCAGGGAAGCAAGTGGcactgggttttttccccccagggcCATCATGAGGTTGTATTTTATAACCagatttcaggcatctctccttcaATTTGGAATTTGCAAGGTTGGTTGAAACTTGGCAATCTCTGTAAATGCCTGTAGGCTGTTTTATGGTATGAGACTTGCCCAGGCTAGGTGAGATGAGTCAGTATGGCTTGGGTACGGGACACATCTTGCAGAAGCAGAACTCCCAGAGCAGTGGCCACCTGTCTTTGGTCCCAGGTGTGAGCTCTAGAATCTGACTAAGGAACATAGCAGGCAGCTCTCGGGAATTGCGGGAGAAAATACACCTTTGGTGTGGTCATCTCTTTTCACGGTCTAGAATTCTCCCAGAAGACTTCTCAGGTTCATGGCCCATTTCGCCCTTCAGACATGGTGTGTGTTTGCACTTCCATGACCTTGATCACTGTAAGAGCACTCCCCAATGAACCTTCCTGTACTAGGTGTTCTGGggttcgttttgttttgttttggtttggtttggtttttctcaGATGAATAGCtttgaagaagaaacagaatgacTTTCCCCAGAATTTGCAGCTTACAGGAAGCCAGTCTTTCCAGGGTGGCCAAGGGGAGGGCCGGAACTTGTCTCTGAATTCCTGCTCATATCCACAAGCAAGAAGCCATCGCAGGAAGGGGCATGAAGGACAAAGTGGGCATCTAGGAAGGGGGGATGTCAAACTGCTCCAAGAGCCTGCTAAAGACACTGGGAgtgggaaatgaaaacatacaactTGAAGGAGAGTGAAGAATGGAACACACAGAGAGGGGAGCCCCTAGGACTGAGGGGGAGGAGTCTCAGAAGCGCTTCCTCCAGGcccaggcagggggcagggctcCCAAGGGGTTGGGAGGTGCTGATAGTAGAGCGGAGTGAGCCCCCTGGGGGACTGTGCTCTTGTCCTCCCTCAGTCTTTTCCTGATAACGTGACTCTGGGCAAGACGTTTAGTCTTGGCTTGAGAACTAAACTCTCTCATCGGCAAAGTCAGAACAACCATACTTtctttgcctggaggcagggtcagATCTTTTTGTGGATCCCGCCCAACTCTAGGACTTTCTGTACCATAGACTGTGGGTACCCAGCATAGGTCCTATTTGCACCAGCCAGATACGGAACAGGGATACTGTCTCTTGAAGTGAAATACCCATTGACAAATTGATTGATTAGAGCTCTGTGTAGTCATTTCGCTGGGAGGGATAATCATTCGTTTACCCAAGTAAAAACCCACATCTTCTGGAGAATACTGTCCAACTGTCCATTTCTGTGTGCTCTGGAGAGAGGGTTTCTACATACAAATGAAGGACAAGTCTTGGGAAGACAGACTCCATGCAACTTCTTATGTTTATGGCAACGTCAGTATGTAAGAGGTGATTGTTGGGCATTAAATGACATAAAAACTCCAGCACTGGCTGTGATTTGAGGGACTAGTGGTTTCTCAAATTCGGTACCTACCTATCACAGGCACTGAAGAGTCTTTTTGGACAGGTCAGAAGCTTGGCACTTCATTTCTTTGTCCCATTAACGGTTGTGTACTTTGGATCTCTGAGTATGACTAACCCTTCCTCAAGCCTATTTGTGTTTCCGGCTTGATTAATATCTTGGTGTAAATGGGTTTCTGAATGATCCCTTCTGATAGCAGTTTTAAATGTAGCTGGAGCTCCACACGTCTGCCATGCGGCCCAGCTCTTCCAGGGCTCGGGGAACAGGCCAGGTTGGCAGCTATTTTTTAGGCATGGGTAGACCTCAGCCTacctttttggttttcttcattgCAGAAGAATGAGTCCATAACCTGCTAGTCACCTGTCTTTGCATCACAGCCCTACCCTTCTTACTTTAGGTTGTGATTTTGTGAGAGGCAGTGGGAGGTAGCGGAAAAAGCACGGGCTGTAAATACTCTGGGTTACGATTCTGGCTCTAGTTCTGATTTCTCCAGGTAGCCAGgggaaattttattaatttatgagATTATTTCCTCATTGGTAAAGTAGGGATAATACGATTTCTCTTGCAAGGCTGTCGTGATGATTCAAGATACTGTATGCCGTGTTGTTTGTATATGGTAGGTACTTAGGAAATTAATAGGCCATTAATAATAATATCAGTGAGTTAACAATATTCTTTAGAAGACACTGTTGAGATGATTGGGCTACTTGGATTGCTCTGTGACCCTAATTCATTAACTTGCTGGTTTTGGGGTGACTGCGAAGATTCCTAATCCAGATTCCTAAAATATTAGAGCCAGAAAAGACCTTAGAATAACTTCTAGAGGagtgtttctcaaattttaacGTGCTTCTGAACCATCCAGGACGCTTGCTAAAACGCAGATTACAGTTCAAAAGGTTGAGAGAAGGGCCCGAGATCCGGCGTTTCTAACAAGCTCCTGATGCCTTTGGTCCCAGCTTAGAGCTGAAATGCTCTAAAGCCCTGGGCCAAACCCTGAGACCAGGGAGGGAAAGTGGCCTTTCCGAGGACTTGCTTAACTGAATCAGGAAGGCTTGCGTTCCAGTTCCAGCTCGGGACTCCGGCTTAGCCAGAACCCGGCTTCTGCTGAGACCTTGCTGGTTGTAGCACTAGTCTGGAGACTGAAATGGAAACCCCCGATGTACCTAGCCGGAAGCTGGGTGAGGCCTGGAGCACTTCCACCTTccagtccctctctctccccgTAACTTGCTTTGCTCACCAAGCTTGGGAGCGCTGGCAGTGTTGCCCTCAGTACGTGCTTCTAAAAACCTACTCAGGTTGGAGCCAGGCCTGTGCTCTGCCAATACCATTGGGCTGTGAATTCAGTTGTTTGGTTTTAGGCTTTACTTCTTCAAAGATGCCCTTAGCACCACAGGAGGATAGGAAACCCACGAACTCTGAGGTCTGACACACAGATGTGCACCTGTCACTCCCCAGCTGTGTAACTTGAACAAGTCATTTCACCTGTCCAGGCCCCAGATACTCAGTTGGAATGTCAGGAACAGCGCTTTTCTCCTGCAGGGGAGTGGCAAGCATTCGTGCAGACATGAAGACAGGGGAGTGGCGAGCATTCGTGCAGACATGAAGACAACGCACCTGCAGCCCCGTGCCTGCTCATCGAAGGTgctcagtcattcaacaaacacttatgAGATGTCTGCTATGTACCAGATGCATTCCTGGGGACAGAGGTAGATACATGAATAGGACAGACGGGCATTTCAGCTCTCAAGCATCTTTTCCAGTGAAGAGGCTACTAGGTATGCAGACAGATCAAAACACCCGGGAGAAGTGCTCTGGTTGAGAGACGCtcaataaaagagaaatgaaagctgtCCGCTGTGTGTGTGACACCACAGAAGCTTCTACAGCAACCTTCGCGGAGGACGTGGCAGTGAAGCAGACAGAGCGGGGGTGGGCGCCTGACGCCCTTAATCCCACATTCCAATAAACGCTtgacatttgagagagagcctgtTGACATCTTAATGATCTAGAAGAATCCCCACCTCTGTGACTACCACTACAGTACCTCCTTAGAATTACAGCCTCCtgcaaacaataacaaaacctCGTGGAGATAGAGGGGTGTGCTGCTGTTCCGTTCATCTCGCTCCCTAAACCTGCATCTGCTCCTGTATCCCAGACTCACGGGGTGTTTCTGCAGAATAACAGAATATTGCAGCTCACAGACCTTTGGGGTCTCTCTCTGAGTATAGTCAGAATCTCCAGTGTCAAAGAGGCAAAGGCCAAAATCTAGCACAGTTAAATGGCATAGGCCTCTGTGGAAGAGAAGAGCATATTAGCTGTGCCTCATAGCTTCCCGTCCAATTAGAATGTTAAAGCCTGAAGGTATCTGACCTCCCGCTGTTCTAAATTATGaagctgagattcagagagggaaagtgacttGTCCGATATCACACAGCTAGACAAGTTAGAAAGTTAGAGCTGGCGAGGTCTTTTTGGAGCCTACTGATTTAACGTCTCCCCCTCCCGGTTTggactttcttatttttatccatCGGAACAATGTTAACTTTGGAAAGGTGCTCGGGAAGTACAGATCCAACGGTATGACATGACTAATATCCTAACTTAGAATAATAACATATTATGgactatttttaatctcttggcTCACCTTGAGACTGTTCAGGAAGAAAAATAGTGAAcccatagaaattaaaaaaaaaaaaacaacaccaaaaaccAACCACTGTCTTCGAGATCTCTTCCTGAGAAAAGGTGTGACAGGCATAGCTGGGATGTCTTTTAGACAGTGCTGGTAACTTGTAGACGGGATCTTGTTCCGTGAAATAATGACAATCTTTCGAAATTCTGCAGGCCATTCTCTTCCAGGTGTGCTTTCTCTGTAAAGTTTCCACCCCGAGGAATCTTTCCATCAAAATCTGGCGTGCTCCAGGACAGAGTTTGCACCTTCTCCAAGTTAACTGGAACATAGTaggccttttctttctctttggctcAGCAGGTTTGGACAGTCTCTTCCCTTGCCATCGAGGAGATTATTTGACCCTAGAATGCCCTTCTGGGCTTGAAAAGAGTCACAGGCTGCAAGGTTAGTGAGGCTAGGAGCAGGGTGGAGGTCATAGTCATGCTCCCTCAGGTGGCATCCCTCCCTTTcaatttccttctgcctccagtGCCTGACTTCCGGTAACAGATCGCTCTCCGGACAATGGTAAACAGTGGGTTACCAGCACCCGTGGCTTCATGGAACTCACAGAGGAGCTCCGTCCGTGGCTCCGAGTGGTCCTGACGAAGGGAATCCACAGCTCAGCCAGCTGTGGAATGGAGTACTTAATAGTACAAGGGAACGTATCAGATAGGGCTGCTCAACTCTAGTGCTTTCCCTTCTGCGCCCACAGGAGTGATGAAAGGCTATGTGGCCTTCTTAGCAGAAGCTTTGAATAGTGTGCCCAGAAAGACCTTACatcctgatcatttttttttcataattactGAAATGGTCAAAGATGATGTCAAAGAAGGTCATATTCCAATTCTGGGATCCATAAGGCACCCCAAGTCTACTTAAACTGGACACATCTACAAAAATCTCCACaagtccttggggcacctgggtggctcagtgggttaaagcctctgtcttcagcttaggttgtgatctcagggtcctgggatcgagccacgcatcgggctctctgctcagcagggagcctgcttccccctctctctctttctctgtcaaataaatacataaaatccttaaaaaaaaaaaacaacccaacaacaacaactccACAAGTCCAGAGCCTTCCAAGTTAATTCGAGGGCCTGAGGTGCAGTGTCTCCTGGCAGCCTTGGACCGCTCAGCATGCCCTCTGCCCGACTTGATCAGAGATCCTATGCAGCCCAGCACCTGGTGTATCCACCCCTGCTCTTCTCACGCTGCCTTGCCTTCCCGTACACGACAGTGCAGCAGTGCACGGTTGGAGAGTCCACCGGCCAGAATGTAGATTGGTTTGAGGAGAGGGGAGCATGGCAATTGGAGATGATCACATGACTGGCCAGGTGGGAAACGAAGAAGTATTACCCTCAGTGGCTTTCCTTCTTGGAGGGGAGCTAGTTGGGCCCTAGGCAGTAATAATAAAGAGATACTGATGGATAGCCTCCCACGAGCCGcggttattttgttttgattcttctggTTCTTCTGGTCAACGGTTCCTTGTTCATTCACAAGAATGATAGACAGGAGCAAAGCCAGGTGGGCGAGTGGGGAGGACTTTCTTGCTGTCCAGCCTTTCATCAACTTCTCCAGTGTAGCTGGGTGGTGCATGAGCCTTGATTTCTTCTCTACCCATTGGCTGTGACACTGTCAGTTCCACAAGGAAGGTAGTAGAGTCTAGAGCTTAATTGAgatcttgttttcttgtttttttttaaacgagAAACTGAGCTATGCTTTCAGAAACAATAGAAAGCCTTGGCATAGAGTCAGTCGTATGTAATGGACAGTTGGAGGGCGAGAACTCCTTGATCTGTAAATAGAGCAAAATCCCCATATTTAAATTCTGCACAAGTCAGAAGCATTTTGCAGGAATCAGATGCTTTGAGGGTTTTGCTAAATGACCACGAAGGAAAGCACCAGGCAGACATTCTCAGGTGTTGTGATAGTTACCATTCATAGGAATTCTATTCCAATCCCTACCACCTACCAGGTACCCAAGTAGGAAACTACCTGGACACACAGAAATGAGGATAAAGTTGAAGGTGGAACTTAATTCTTTATGGAGaagtttgtttttctgaaaacggAATCACCACTCGAGTGTATGTATACATTTGTGCTTAGTGATGGGTGCGGCGCCATCCTGACCCCCCACCTCCAGCTAAGAGTCAGCACACAGGGACGGAACCTAGTTTAACCTGGCTAACCTGTCCCTGCCTGAGCCCAGTTCAGTTACCACTTGGCGGTTGGGGTTCACAAACCAGACACAGACAATGCTTTGTCGGGGGTGCTTTAATTGGTGCTTTCAAAATAGGACATCTTGTTAATAAACCCAATACTCAGAACACGGCTGCAAACCAAATTATAGATTATAGATGACTAATACTCCTTCTCCTCCCTAGTGGTTCACGTCTTTCCAGAGCCATTGGCTTTGATTTGTCTATCTTTGAGTGTTGCCTTGTGAGTGCCAGATGATTTCTCCTTGTGAACCCCATTACCGCCTGCCCCTGTCTGTCCCAGCCGTGGTGATCGGGGGCGAGCTCCACTGCCAATGCTGGGGCTACCCGAGGCCCTGGCTGCAAATCCCCGGATGTGTTTGCTTTATACCCCACTCACACCTTACTTCCTGTTTGAATACTCTTTTCTTACACTCACTGTCTCTTCCAAACGTCCTGAGCTGCAGACTTTCTTTCTCTACACGCATCAGGTGCTGTCGCCACGAGGGCTGTGGTTTCCACTCCCGCCACACTCAGTGCCTTCCTCTCCGCCTCCTTGAGTCTCTCTCCTCATTTATTCTTATCCTGTTTCCTGCATCCTTGTCCCTCCCACCGCCGGCATCTGTACTGGGGTTGCCTCGTGTCTCCTGTCTGATCTATGCCTTCTTCGAGTGATCAAGAACGAGCTGGGAGCATCCCTTCAGCAAGCCTGTCATTtggacagagagaatgagcttCCCAATAATCCCAAGAAGACTGATGTCCCCCAGGAAGCAAACCACTCATGGTGGTCCCTTTTCCCTTCATCGCAAAGTCTCTGCCTGACTGTTAAGACGAGAAGGTTGCATTATAGGGATCTGCACCGACTAGAAGTGGCAGCAAACACTGTCAGGCAGGGGGGCCCTCAAGACCACTCCCTCTTTCTGATGCTCTCCCTGCTGGCCCACATGGTCTCTGTCTCCCgagtctctgtttctgtctgtggCCTTTTCCCGTATTGCTTCTAGCTTGCGACGAGACCTCACAGACCGACTGTCTGAGCTCACAGCTCCTCTTTCCATTTAGCTCTTGGCTCTTCCCTGGAAGGATCTTCTACCTCAAATTCTCAAGACAGGGAATCTTATGAgtccttttttctccctcccccttctccccaagtTGCCCATGTCCAAGTCCACTGGCCAGATATGTCTTAGTTGCCCTGAGTCAAGCCAGGATCCCCTGACCCCAACAGTTAATCTGCCAGAACCAGATGGTGGGGTAGAAAAACGAAGTTGCCACAAGGATTCCATGGTAAGCTACCTAAGCAATCGTGTCTGTCGGGGTGACAGTGTCCCTTAGAAGATAGCACCAGCTGAGACAGTCATCTGTCACCTCCAAACCAGCATCTAGAAGGTCTGCCAAAAGAGCACTGATTTCACTGTGGTCTGTGCTGGGGCCGCAGGCTGGAGAATGGGAGAAAGAGCCCCCTCAGGAGGCCCCAGCTTGATCAGTTCATCAAGCTAACCACAGACCAGCAGCCGAGATCAAAGTGGCTTCAGTCCAGGTCAACAGAAAACATTCAATGCCCGGTGGTGTAAATCTCAAGGCTACTGGTGtcccttctcccccctccctaaAGTCTGTCCTCTCCAGGAGACTAGCGTCAGATGAGCCGATGTCATTTTCAACTGTGCTATTTGGGTACTGAGTCACTTTCAAAGCCTCTTCCGGGTTTTGGGTTTCTAGACCGGCCTGTGTTCCAGACCAGGACAGAAAGCTCTCCTCCCTTCTGTGCTCGCCAGGGACAGAGTGACAGGCTTTCCTTTGCCACCCCTCCCCAGCCAGACAGCTGGTCGGCTGGACGTAGCTGGAGCCAGCAGGCACCCCCTCTCTGTCTTTGGAGCTGTAACTTGACACGCT
Coding sequences within:
- the SLC8A3 gene encoding sodium/calcium exchanger 3 isoform X1 codes for the protein MAWLRLQPLTSAFLHFGLITFVLFLNGLRAEAGGSGEVPSTGQNNESCSESSDCKEGVILPIWYPENPSLGDKIARVIVYFVALIYMFLGVSIIADRFMASIEVITSQEREVTIKKPNGETSTTTIRIWNETVSNLTLMALGSSAPEILLSLIEVCGHGFIAGDLGPSTIVGSAAFNMFIIIGICVYVIPDGETRKIKHLRVFLITAAWSIFAYIWLYMILAVFSPGVVQVWEGLLTLSFFPVCVLLAWVADRRLLFYKYMHKKYRTDKHRAIIIETEGDHPKGIEMDGKMMNSHFLDGNLVPVEGKEVDESRREMIRILKDLKQKHPEKDLDQLVEMANYYALSHQQKSRAFYRIQATRMMTGAGNVLKKHAAEQAKKASSINEVHTNEPEDFVSKVFFDPCSYQCLENCGAVLLTVVRKGGDMSKTVYVDYKTEDGSANAGADYEFTEGTVVLKPGETQKEFSVGIIDDDIFEEDEHFFVRLSNVRVEEEQPEEGIPPIVLNNLPLPRAILVSPYVATVTILDDDHAGIFTFECDTIHVSESIGVLEVKVLRTSGARGTVIVPFRTVEGTAKGGGEDFEDAYGELEFKNDETVKTIRVKIVDEEEYERQENFFIVLGEPKWMERGISEVTDRKLTVEEEEAKRIAEMGKPVLGEHPKLEVIIEESFEFKNTVDKLIKKTNLAMVVGTHSWRDQFMEAITVSAAGDEDEDESGEERLPSCFDYVMHFLTVFWKVLFACVPPTEYCHGWACFVVSILIIGMLTAVIGDLASHFGCTIGLKDSVTAVVFVAFGTSVPDMFASKAAAIQDLYSDASIGNVTGSNAINVFLGIGLAWSVAAIYWALQGQEFYVSAGTLAFSVTLFTIFAFVCISVLLYRRRPHLGGELGGPRGCKLATTWLFVGLWLLYILFATLEAYCYIKGF
- the SLC8A3 gene encoding sodium/calcium exchanger 3 isoform X2, which encodes MAWLRLQPLTSAFLHFGLITFVLFLNGLRAEAGGSGEVPSTGQNNESCSESSDCKEGVILPIWYPENPSLGDKIARVIVYFVALIYMFLGVSIIADRFMASIEVITSQEREVTIKKPNGETSTTTIRIWNETVSNLTLMALGSSAPEILLSLIEVCGHGFIAGDLGPSTIVGSAAFNMFIIIGICVYVIPDGETRKIKHLRVFLITAAWSIFAYIWLYMILAVFSPGVVQVWEGLLTLSFFPVCVLLAWVADRRLLFYKYMHKKYRTDKHRAIIIETEGDHPKGIEMDGKMMNSHFLDGNLVPVEGKEVDESRREMIRILKDLKQKHPEKDLDQLVEMANYYALSHQQKSRAFYRIQATRMMTGAGNVLKKHAAEQAKKASSINEVHTNEPEDFVSKVFFDPCSYQCLENCGAVLLTVVRKGGDMSKTVYVDYKTEDGSANAGADYEFTEGTVVLKPGETQKEFSVGIIDDDIFEEDEHFFVRLSNVRVEEEQPEEGIPPIVLNNLPLPRAILVSPYVATVTILDDDHAGIFTFECDTIHVSESIGVLEVKVLRTSGARGTVIVPFRTVEGTAKGGGEDFEDAYGELEFKNDETVKTIRVKIVDEEEYERQENFFIVLGEPKWMERGISEVTDRKLTVEEEEAKRIAEMGKPVLGEHPKLEVIIEESFEFKNTVDKLIKKTNLAMVVGTHSWRDQFMEAITVSAGDEDEDESGEERLPSCFDYVMHFLTVFWKVLFACVPPTEYCHGWACFVVSILIIGMLTAVIGDLASHFGCTIGLKDSVTAVVFVAFGTSVPDMFASKAAAIQDLYSDASIGNVTGSNAINVFLGIGLAWSVAAIYWALQGQEFYVSAGTLAFSVTLFTIFAFVCISVLLYRRRPHLGGELGGPRGCKLATTWLFVGLWLLYILFATLEAYCYIKGF